The sequence CGCATGTGGTAAGTCTTGGCTCATGTGAAtgagagatataaaagaaaaaagtagcTCTCTTCCCCGCTTTCTTCCGTGTAGGAGTTGGGGAAGGCGGCATTGGAGGTAACATCAGCgctaatatttttctctctcccactTATACAGACTATGGCAATGAGAAAGAGTGTGGTGAGGGTGTTGCCCGCGCCATCAAGGATGGTCTCGTGAAGCGTGAGgatctcttcatcgtctccaAGCTGTGGCAGACTTTCCACGACGAGGACAAGGTCGAGCCTATCACCCGCAAGCAGCTTGCCGACTGGCAGATTGACTACTTTGACCTCTTCCTGATCCACTTCCCGGCTGCCCTCGAGTACGTTGACCCTAGCGTCCGTTACCCGCCAGGATGGTTCTATGACGGCGAGAGTGAGGTTCGATGGAGCAAGACCACCCTTCAGCAGACCTGGGGtgccatggagaagctggtAGAGAAGGGTCTTGCCCGAAGCATCGGTGTCTCCAACTACCAGGCTCAGTCTGTGTACGATGCCCTCATCTACGCCAAGATTCGCCCTGCTACGCTGCAAATTGAGCACCACCCCTACCTTCAGCAGCCCGACCTCGTCAACCTTGCTCAGAAGGAGGGCATTGTCGTCACAGCCTATTCTTCTTTCGGCCCCACTGGATTCATGGAGCTTGATATGCCTCGCGCAAAGAGCGCCGCTCCCCTGATGGAACATGCCGCCATCAAGGAGATTGCTGCTAAGCACAAGAAGACTCCCGCTCAGGTCCTCCTTCGATGGGCCACCCAGCGCGGCCTGGCCGTCATCCCCAAGACTTCTCGACCGGAAGTCCTGGCTCAGAATCTGGATTCAACCAACTTTGATCTGGACTCCAGCGACCTGGAAAAGATTGCAGAGATGGATTTGAACATCCGGTTTAACAAGCCCACAAATGTGAGTTACATATCTCCATCGTTTGTATCGTATTGTACCATACTCACATCTCCTTGTAGTACTTCTCTGCCGACAAGCTGTTCCTCTTTGGTTAAATTAAGCGGGGGCCAAttagataaaaataaaataaaaagcattcTTTCTTCCAGTGAATTTCCCTTGTTAGTGTTGTCTTGAGGTCACTATTTTCTCAGTCTCCTTTTTGTAAACAAAAGCTGGGCAGTCAGTCTGTTATATAGAAATGATTATCAGAATATTCTGAACCACGAGAGCCGATAAAAGGCTTCGTCTCTTCCAACAACCAAGTCCTAGCCATGATGTTTCAAATCAATGTGACACAGATGTCTGCATTATTCTAGTGAATGATGCTAGCATATATGAAATAGCCCGATAAACGCCGTAAATGTTTCCCCCAGAAATAGCCCGTTCCGCCATTATCATATACTCCAATTGGCAGGGTGAACATGACCCTAAACTCTGACAAATGCTAAATCGAGTTAGAACATGGTGACACCTGGTAATATTGGGCTTGAGGATACTCACTAGCATCAATTTGCTTGACTTGCGGCAGTGCCAGCCGAACCTTGTTCCTGTATAGAGCGGGGCcacgaagctgaagagggtTTCCTTCAAAATACACAGTTGTCAaatcttctttgtctttcagCTCCCTCTCGACGTCGGCAAAGTCCGCAATTTGGTTGTAACTAGCCCACACCTCTTCAAGGTCTTTTAGAGGGCCCACACCCTTGAGACTGGTGATTTGATTGTTGGATATCTCAAGTGTCTTGAGATTGATATTGTTTTCAATGCCTTCAAGAGATTCGAGAGCGTTGTGGGCAATGTAGAGTTCCTCCAAACCGGGCACCTCCTTCAGGGGAGACAAATCTCGGATACGGTTGGACTGAATGCTGAGGAGACGCAACTTGGGAAGCCCACCAAGCCCCGTCAGATCCGTAATCTTGTTCTTCGCTAACCACAGCTCTTCTAGGTTTTTAAGGCTGTCGAGATTCTGGATCTCTCGAATACGGTTTGAGCCCAGTTCCAGAGATCTCAGATTATCAAGGCCTTCAAGACCTTCGATTTTGCTAATTTTATTGGCGACCAGGAATAGCTCCTTCAGTTCCTTGAGATGATTGATGTGCTTGATGTGTTTGATCTTGTTGAAGCTGAGATCCAGGCTCGTAAGCTTTGTCAGGCTGTCTAGTCCTCGAATATGTCCGATTAAGTTGTCATATAAGTCAAGGTCTTCCAAAGTATCGGCAAGGCTGTCGAGGCTCTCGATATCTTGAATGACATTTTGTCGGAGGCAGATGCGGGCCACGTTCTTGAAGCGCTCCAGTCGTAGAGCAGGTATCGACGCGATGCGAGAGTGCGAGACCATGATCTCCTCGGTATCAGAAGCTTCGCTGTCGAGTAAATCTATCATGTGAAACATGTGAGTTAGCTCAGTATCTTGTTGTACGTAGCTGATGGCCTAGGTTTGTGATCTCATACTCTCATCTGCTCGGATCTCCTCGCCGTGCAGGACATTGCTGTCGTCTGAGTATTCCGGGTCTGACAGTGCCTCCGGGTTGGTCATGAGCGCCGACTTGGGAATGCGAAGCTTGCCATCCCA comes from Trichoderma asperellum chromosome 3, complete sequence and encodes:
- the XYL1 gene encoding NAD(P)H-dependent D-xylose reductase (XR) gives rise to the protein MRHRASLLSCGVRALCINKPRQPQPSFFLSRLSISSNVSTVNRSYRCFSTQGRLADKMAPTLKLNSGYEMPQVGFGLWKVDQATAADTVYNAIKAGYRLFDGACDYGNEKECGEGVARAIKDGLVKREDLFIVSKLWQTFHDEDKVEPITRKQLADWQIDYFDLFLIHFPAALEYVDPSVRYPPGWFYDGESEVRWSKTTLQQTWGAMEKLVEKGLARSIGVSNYQAQSVYDALIYAKIRPATLQIEHHPYLQQPDLVNLAQKEGIVVTAYSSFGPTGFMELDMPRAKSAAPLMEHAAIKEIAAKHKKTPAQVLLRWATQRGLAVIPKTSRPEVLAQNLDSTNFDLDSSDLEKIAEMDLNIRFNKPTNYFSADKLFLFG